In one window of Pseudomonas chlororaphis subsp. chlororaphis DNA:
- a CDS encoding metal ABC transporter ATP-binding protein encodes MISLQSLRWGAPGQPLTPALDLELEPGSLTAIIGANGSGKSSLLKVIAGLQKPLAGKIKLQVPRRGGLSFLPQQQYLDRQFPITLQELVAAGFWGDRQSAQQRAGRLQQVLADWCLSGLEQRPLMALSGGELQRALLARLSLADAPLLLLDEPHAALDELGQALLWKHIHTWQQQGRTQIVVCHDLAAVRQHIPQTLLIKASGCRFGSSEELIVQPIQMQVA; translated from the coding sequence ATGATCAGCCTGCAATCGCTACGTTGGGGCGCGCCCGGCCAACCGCTGACGCCGGCACTCGACCTTGAGCTGGAGCCCGGCAGCCTGACCGCCATCATCGGCGCCAACGGCTCGGGCAAAAGCAGCCTGCTGAAAGTCATTGCCGGCCTGCAAAAGCCCTTGGCCGGGAAGATCAAGTTGCAGGTCCCTCGCCGTGGCGGCCTGTCCTTTCTGCCGCAGCAGCAGTACCTCGACCGGCAGTTCCCCATCACCCTGCAGGAATTGGTGGCCGCCGGTTTCTGGGGCGATCGGCAAAGCGCGCAACAGCGTGCCGGACGTTTGCAGCAGGTGCTCGCAGACTGGTGCCTGAGTGGCCTGGAACAACGCCCGTTGATGGCCTTGTCCGGCGGCGAATTGCAGCGTGCCCTGCTCGCCCGCCTGAGCCTCGCCGATGCCCCGCTGTTGCTGCTGGACGAACCCCACGCCGCCCTGGACGAACTGGGCCAGGCCCTGCTGTGGAAACACATCCACACCTGGCAGCAGCAAGGTCGCACGCAAATCGTGGTCTGCCATGACCTCGCCGCCGTGCGCCAGCACATCCCCCAGACCCTGCTGATCAAGGCCAGCGGTTGCCGGTTCGGCAGCAGCGAGGAACTGATCGTCCAGCCCATTCAGATGCAGGTGGCCTGA
- a CDS encoding metal ABC transporter permease, protein MLAAAQLWQPFHEFVFMRRALLGGLALACSTAPLGVFLILRRMSLIGDAVAHGILPGAALGFWFAGLSLPALTLGGLGAGLGMAGLAAWITRRTGLREDASLAAIYPISLASGVLILGLAGKRLDLLHLLFGSALAVDGPTLEGMLWVSGFSLLAMALIYKALLLDTLDPLFLNSVSRLGPLAHGLFLTLVVLNLVIGFQAIGALMVVGLMMLPAAASRFWSRRLPVLIGIAALLGCLSVWLGLLLSFHYSLPSGPAIVLVAGGLYLLSVVFGPVHGLLRRPPLLTSP, encoded by the coding sequence ATGCTCGCCGCCGCCCAGCTCTGGCAGCCCTTCCACGAGTTCGTGTTCATGCGCCGGGCATTGCTCGGCGGCCTGGCGCTGGCATGCAGCACCGCACCGTTGGGGGTGTTCCTGATCCTGCGGCGCATGAGCCTGATCGGCGACGCCGTGGCCCACGGCATCCTCCCCGGCGCGGCGCTGGGCTTCTGGTTCGCCGGGCTGAGCCTACCGGCACTGACGCTTGGCGGCCTCGGCGCCGGACTCGGCATGGCCGGCCTGGCCGCCTGGATTACCCGGCGCACCGGCTTGCGCGAGGACGCCAGCCTGGCCGCGATCTACCCGATTTCCCTGGCCAGCGGCGTGCTGATTCTCGGCCTCGCCGGCAAACGCCTGGACCTGCTGCACCTGCTGTTCGGCTCGGCCCTGGCGGTGGACGGGCCGACCCTGGAGGGCATGCTCTGGGTCTCCGGGTTCAGCCTGCTGGCCATGGCGCTGATCTACAAGGCACTGCTGCTGGATACCCTCGACCCACTGTTCCTCAACAGCGTCAGCCGCCTCGGCCCCCTCGCCCACGGCCTGTTCCTGACCCTGGTGGTGCTGAACCTGGTGATCGGTTTCCAGGCCATCGGTGCCTTGATGGTGGTCGGCCTGATGATGCTGCCGGCCGCCGCCTCGCGCTTCTGGAGTCGGCGCCTGCCGGTGCTGATCGGCATTGCCGCGCTGCTCGGTTGCCTCTCGGTATGGCTCGGCCTGTTGCTGTCGTTCCACTACTCGCTGCCCAGCGGCCCGGCCATCGTCCTGGTGGCGGGCGGCCTGTACCTGCTGTCCGTGGTGTTCGGTCCGGTGCACGGTCTGCTGCGCCGCCCGCCTTTGCTCACATCCCCATGA
- a CDS encoding metal ABC transporter substrate-binding protein: MRALLVLFSLLLPLSLSPAQAADKLAVVTSFSILADITRQVGGEHIQITDMVGPDADAHTYEPTPDDAKALLKARLIIKNGLGFEPWLDRLVASTGTRATVITASRGVIPRSLDEDGETIPDPHAWHNLANAELYVGNITKALVAADPANKADYERNSQAYLKRIYALLAEAKAKFGALPPGNRKIVTSHDAFGYLGQAYGIDFMAPQGLSTEREPSAAEVAALITQIRNAKVKAVFMENIKDARLLKQIADESGAHIGGTLYSDALAAQGPASTFTGLFEYNLNTLYDALSQP, from the coding sequence ATGCGCGCCCTACTCGTGCTCTTCAGTCTGTTGCTGCCGTTGTCGTTGTCGCCCGCCCAGGCCGCGGACAAACTCGCTGTGGTCACCAGCTTCAGCATCCTCGCCGACATCACCCGCCAGGTCGGCGGCGAGCACATCCAGATCACCGACATGGTCGGCCCGGACGCCGACGCCCACACCTACGAACCGACGCCGGACGATGCCAAGGCCCTGCTCAAGGCCCGGCTGATCATCAAGAACGGCCTGGGTTTCGAGCCCTGGCTGGATCGCCTGGTGGCCAGTACCGGCACCCGGGCCACGGTGATCACCGCCAGTCGCGGAGTGATCCCGCGCTCGCTGGATGAGGACGGCGAGACCATTCCCGACCCGCATGCCTGGCACAACCTGGCGAACGCCGAACTCTATGTGGGCAACATCACCAAGGCGCTGGTGGCCGCCGACCCGGCGAACAAGGCTGATTACGAACGCAACAGCCAGGCCTACCTGAAACGGATCTACGCGCTGCTGGCCGAAGCCAAGGCCAAGTTCGGCGCGTTGCCGCCGGGCAATCGCAAGATCGTCACCTCCCACGACGCCTTCGGTTACCTGGGGCAGGCCTATGGCATCGACTTCATGGCCCCGCAGGGCCTGTCCACCGAACGCGAACCCTCGGCCGCCGAAGTCGCGGCGCTGATCACCCAGATCCGCAACGCCAAGGTCAAGGCGGTGTTCATGGAGAACATCAAGGACGCGCGCCTGCTCAAGCAGATCGCCGACGAAAGCGGCGCCCATATCGGCGGCACCCTGTACTCCGACGCCCTCGCTGCGCAGGGCCCGGCTAGCACCTTCACCGGGTTGTTCGAATACAACCTGAACACCCTGTACGACGCCCTGAGCCAACCATGA
- the hisI gene encoding phosphoribosyl-AMP cyclohydrolase yields MNKRPPLSMLDLESAPLGSRWPLTSVLDALPWNADGLIAAIAQQHDSGEVLMLAWMNRKALAETLASGQVCYWSRSRRQLWRKGESSGHRQRLLEARLDCDGDAVLLLVDQQGPACHTGRPNCFYNAIRDGAVQVISAPLQETPA; encoded by the coding sequence ATGAACAAGCGCCCACCGCTGTCGATGCTCGACCTGGAAAGCGCGCCCCTGGGCAGCCGTTGGCCGCTCACCAGCGTTCTCGATGCCCTGCCATGGAACGCCGACGGCCTGATCGCCGCCATCGCCCAACAGCACGACAGCGGCGAGGTGCTGATGCTCGCCTGGATGAACCGCAAGGCGCTGGCCGAGACCCTGGCCAGCGGGCAGGTCTGCTACTGGTCGCGCTCGCGCCGGCAACTGTGGCGCAAGGGCGAAAGCTCGGGGCATCGCCAGCGTCTGCTCGAAGCGCGCCTGGACTGCGACGGCGACGCCGTCCTGCTGCTGGTGGACCAGCAAGGCCCGGCCTGCCACACCGGGCGCCCCAACTGTTTCTACAACGCCATTCGCGACGGTGCGGTGCAGGTCATCAGCGCGCCGCTACAGGAAACCCCAGCATGA
- a CDS encoding gamma carbonic anhydrase family protein, with protein MIRKNPSGDLPVIAESAYVDKTAIICGKVVIGENVFVGPYAVIRADEVNEQGAMDPIVIGANSNIQDGVVIHSKSGAAVTIGEFTSIAHRSIVHGPCTVGDRVFIGFNSVLFNCAVGNGSVVRHNSVVDGRDLPQGFYVPSTTRIGPNTDLSQFPPVSVSASEFSEDVARTNVDLVRGYKALQNEF; from the coding sequence ATGATTCGCAAGAACCCCTCCGGTGATCTGCCGGTCATCGCCGAGTCGGCCTATGTCGACAAGACCGCCATCATCTGCGGCAAGGTGGTGATCGGCGAGAACGTATTCGTCGGCCCCTACGCGGTGATCCGTGCCGACGAAGTCAACGAGCAAGGCGCCATGGACCCGATCGTCATCGGCGCCAATTCGAACATCCAGGACGGCGTGGTGATCCACTCCAAATCCGGCGCGGCGGTGACCATCGGCGAGTTCACCTCCATCGCCCACCGCTCGATCGTCCATGGCCCGTGCACGGTCGGCGACCGGGTCTTCATCGGCTTCAACAGCGTGCTGTTCAACTGCGCGGTCGGCAACGGCAGCGTGGTGCGACACAACTCGGTGGTCGATGGCCGCGACCTGCCGCAAGGCTTCTACGTGCCCTCCACCACCCGTATCGGGCCCAACACCGACCTCTCGCAGTTCCCGCCGGTCAGCGTCAGCGCCTCGGAGTTTTCCGAAGACGTGGCGCGCACCAACGTCGATCTGGTGCGCGGTTACAAAGCCCTGCAGAACGAGTTCTGA
- a CDS encoding dihydroorotase: protein MNSVLIRNARLVNEGREFDADLLVDHGRVVKIASSIEGENARTEIDAQGQWLLPGMIDDQVHFRDPGAPEKGSFYSESRAAVAGGITSFMDMPNTQPATLTLAALEDKKRRAAIHSVANYGFHFGVSRDNLDTVAALDPCLVAGVKVFMGASTGNMLVDDPQVLERLFAEVPTILLAHCEHTPSIQANERRMQERFGEAIPAVAHPLIRDAEACYRSSSLAVDLARRHGTRLHVLHLTTARELELFEDQPLAQKRITAEVCLHHLLFDDRDYARLRHLIKCNPAIKTRADRDALRQALLGNRLDVIGSDHAPHTWAQKQLPYRQAPSGLPLVQHALPALLELVADGVLPITTLVEKTSHRVADLFTIPDRGYLREGYWADLVLIRPEPEGLAVAQQPILAQCGWTPFAEQRFRHSVDTTLVSGQLAWHAGRLYDNCQGLPLRFTR, encoded by the coding sequence ATGAACAGCGTGCTGATTCGCAACGCCCGGCTGGTCAATGAAGGACGCGAGTTCGACGCCGACCTGCTGGTGGACCACGGGCGCGTCGTCAAGATCGCCAGCAGCATCGAAGGCGAGAACGCCCGCACCGAGATCGACGCCCAGGGCCAGTGGCTGCTGCCGGGAATGATCGACGACCAGGTGCATTTCCGCGATCCCGGCGCGCCGGAAAAAGGCAGCTTCTACAGCGAGTCGCGGGCGGCCGTGGCGGGTGGCATCACCAGTTTCATGGACATGCCCAACACCCAACCCGCGACCCTGACCCTGGCCGCGCTGGAGGACAAGAAGCGCCGAGCGGCGATCCACTCGGTGGCCAACTATGGCTTTCACTTCGGCGTCAGCCGCGACAACCTCGACACCGTCGCCGCCCTCGATCCGTGCCTGGTGGCCGGGGTCAAAGTGTTCATGGGCGCCTCCACCGGCAACATGCTGGTGGACGATCCGCAGGTCCTCGAGCGATTGTTCGCCGAGGTGCCGACCATTCTCCTGGCGCACTGCGAACACACGCCCAGCATCCAGGCCAACGAGCGGCGCATGCAGGAGCGTTTCGGCGAAGCGATTCCCGCCGTGGCCCACCCGCTGATCCGCGATGCCGAAGCCTGCTATCGCTCCTCGTCGCTGGCCGTGGATCTGGCCAGGCGTCACGGCACGCGCCTGCATGTCTTGCACCTGACCACAGCCCGCGAACTGGAACTGTTCGAAGACCAGCCCCTGGCGCAAAAGCGCATCACCGCCGAAGTCTGCCTGCACCACCTGCTGTTCGACGACCGTGATTACGCGCGCCTCAGGCACCTGATCAAATGCAACCCGGCGATCAAGACCCGCGCCGACCGCGACGCCCTGCGCCAGGCCTTGCTCGGCAACCGCCTGGATGTAATCGGCAGCGATCACGCGCCGCACACCTGGGCACAGAAACAGCTGCCCTACCGCCAGGCGCCTTCCGGGCTGCCGCTGGTGCAACACGCCCTGCCCGCCCTGCTGGAACTGGTGGCCGATGGCGTGCTGCCCATCACCACCCTGGTGGAGAAAACCAGCCACCGGGTCGCCGACCTGTTCACCATTCCCGATCGCGGCTACCTGCGCGAAGGCTACTGGGCCGACCTGGTATTGATCAGGCCCGAGCCCGAGGGCCTCGCCGTGGCCCAGCAACCGATCCTCGCCCAGTGCGGCTGGACGCCCTTCGCCGAACAGCGTTTCCGCCATAGCGTCGACACCACCCTGGTATCGGGGCAACTGGCCTGGCACGCCGGGCGCCTCTACGACAACTGCCAGGGTTTGCCGCTGCGTTTTACCCGCTGA
- the thrS gene encoding threonine--tRNA ligase has protein sequence MIHITLPDGSQREYDQPLSVYEVAASIGLGLARAAVAGRVNDRLVDCSFMLEGDARISIVTAREPEGLEILRHSCAHLLAMAVKELYPLAQVTIGPVIEDGFFYDFAYERPFTPDDLQRIEARMTRLAATNHAVRRRELSRDDALEYFASLGEHYKAELIRDIPQDQVLSLYRQGDFEDLCRGPHVPFTGILQAFKLTKVAGAYWRGDARNAPLQRIYGTCWATPKDLKDYLTRLEEAGKRDHRKLGQQLDLFHFDDCAPGSVFWHAKGWTLFQQLIGYMRRRQDQAGYQEVNTPDVMDRGLWETSGHWQNYRDHMFSTTTEDQRVFALKPMNCPGAVSIFSRGLKSYRDLPLRIAEFGKVHRYEPSGALHGLLRVRHFTQDDAHIFCTPAQMQAECASTIALVFDIYRDFGFHDVAVKLSTRPAHRIGSDALWDQLEGALSGALETMAIDYRINPGEGAFYGPKLEFVLRDAIGRDWQCGTLQVDLNLPERFEISYIDEHGERQRPVMLHRALFGSLERFIGILIEHYSGALPCWPAPRQAVVINISEGQADYARSVADSLSRQGLRASADLRNEKISYKIREHSLQKVPYLLVVGDKEKDGGFVSLRSRHGEDLGRWAVSEVAERMRSGL, from the coding sequence ATGATTCACATCACCCTGCCCGACGGCTCACAACGTGAGTACGACCAGCCGCTTTCCGTGTACGAGGTGGCCGCGAGCATCGGCCTCGGCCTGGCCAGGGCGGCGGTCGCCGGCCGGGTGAACGATCGACTGGTGGATTGCTCCTTTATGCTGGAGGGCGATGCCCGGATCAGCATCGTCACCGCCCGCGAGCCCGAGGGCCTGGAGATCCTGCGTCACTCCTGCGCGCACCTTTTGGCCATGGCGGTGAAGGAGTTGTACCCCTTGGCCCAGGTCACCATCGGCCCGGTGATCGAGGACGGCTTCTTTTACGACTTCGCCTACGAACGGCCCTTTACCCCCGACGACCTGCAGCGCATCGAAGCGCGCATGACCCGCCTGGCCGCGACCAACCATGCGGTACGCCGGCGCGAGCTGAGCCGTGACGACGCCCTGGAATACTTCGCCAGCCTGGGCGAGCACTACAAGGCCGAGCTGATCCGCGACATCCCGCAGGACCAGGTGCTGTCGCTGTACCGCCAGGGCGATTTCGAAGACCTGTGCCGTGGCCCCCACGTGCCGTTCACCGGCATCCTCCAGGCGTTCAAGCTGACCAAGGTCGCCGGCGCCTACTGGCGCGGCGATGCCAGGAACGCGCCGCTGCAACGGATCTACGGCACCTGCTGGGCCACGCCGAAAGACCTCAAGGACTACCTCACTCGCCTGGAAGAAGCCGGCAAGCGCGACCACCGCAAGCTCGGACAGCAACTGGACCTGTTCCACTTCGACGACTGCGCGCCGGGCTCGGTGTTCTGGCATGCCAAGGGCTGGACCCTGTTCCAGCAACTGATCGGCTACATGCGCCGGCGCCAGGACCAGGCCGGCTACCAGGAAGTGAACACCCCGGACGTGATGGACCGCGGCCTCTGGGAAACCTCCGGGCACTGGCAGAACTACCGCGACCACATGTTCAGCACCACCACCGAAGACCAGCGGGTGTTCGCCCTCAAGCCGATGAACTGCCCTGGCGCGGTGTCGATCTTCAGCCGTGGCCTGAAAAGCTACCGCGACCTGCCGCTGCGCATCGCCGAGTTCGGCAAGGTGCATCGCTACGAGCCCTCCGGCGCGTTGCACGGGTTGCTGCGGGTGCGCCACTTCACCCAGGACGACGCGCACATCTTCTGCACCCCGGCGCAGATGCAGGCGGAATGCGCGAGCACCATCGCCCTGGTGTTCGACATCTATCGCGACTTCGGCTTCCACGACGTCGCGGTCAAGCTCTCCACCCGGCCGGCCCATCGCATCGGCAGCGACGCGCTGTGGGACCAGCTGGAAGGTGCCTTGTCCGGCGCCCTGGAGACGATGGCGATCGACTACCGGATCAACCCCGGCGAAGGCGCGTTCTACGGCCCGAAACTGGAGTTCGTGCTGCGCGACGCCATCGGCCGCGACTGGCAATGCGGCACCCTGCAGGTCGATCTCAACCTGCCGGAACGCTTCGAGATCAGCTACATCGACGAGCACGGCGAACGCCAGCGCCCGGTGATGCTGCATCGCGCGCTGTTCGGTTCCCTGGAGCGTTTTATCGGCATCCTCATCGAGCATTACAGCGGCGCCCTGCCCTGCTGGCCGGCGCCGCGGCAGGCGGTGGTGATCAACATCAGCGAAGGTCAGGCGGACTATGCCCGGTCGGTGGCCGACAGCTTGTCGCGCCAGGGTCTGCGAGCCAGCGCCGACCTGCGCAACGAGAAGATCAGCTACAAGATCCGCGAGCACAGCCTGCAAAAGGTGCCGTACCTGCTGGTGGTAGGCGACAAGGAAAAGGACGGGGGATTTGTCAGCTTGCGCAGCCGCCATGGCGAGGACCTGGGGCGGTGGGCGGTGAGCGAGGTGGCCGAACGGATGCGCTCGGGATTGTAG
- a CDS encoding DUF3617 domain-containing protein, with protein sequence MKLRLLGLAMAAVVSLPLAAQAQMLQPGLWELTTSNMKVDDQSLPDLSLILGQLQQQLTPEQRAQLEKQGVTMGGKGIRVCLTPEQVKSDTIPLQDPQSGCRQEVTDRTSNQWKFRFSCPKAQGSGVAKFLSDREFTTNVIGTFNATGFQQKGSMDTRAVWLGQDCGTVKPRA encoded by the coding sequence ATGAAGCTTCGTCTACTGGGTTTGGCCATGGCCGCCGTTGTCTCGCTTCCGCTGGCCGCGCAGGCCCAGATGCTGCAACCGGGCCTGTGGGAACTGACCACCAGCAACATGAAAGTCGATGACCAGAGCCTGCCGGACCTGTCGTTGATTCTCGGTCAGTTGCAACAACAGCTGACGCCCGAGCAACGGGCGCAGTTGGAGAAGCAGGGTGTGACCATGGGCGGCAAGGGCATCCGCGTGTGCCTGACGCCGGAGCAGGTGAAGTCCGACACCATCCCGCTGCAGGACCCGCAATCGGGTTGCCGCCAGGAGGTCACCGACCGCACCTCCAACCAGTGGAAATTCCGCTTCAGCTGCCCGAAAGCCCAGGGCTCGGGCGTGGCAAAATTCCTCAGCGATCGGGAGTTCACCACCAACGTTATCGGTACCTTCAATGCCACCGGCTTCCAGCAAAAGGGCAGCATGGACACCCGTGCGGTATGGCTGGGGCAGGATTGCGGGACCGTTAAGCCAAGGGCCTAA
- the cls gene encoding cardiolipin synthase: MDYFGPHIFGYLIATLHFLGLIAAIHAVLTVRTAQGSIAWALSLLFMPYLTLIPYLVFGRSTFDAYIKARRQANLEMRKAINELNWRPWIEEALSARASAAYTSLRAMPKLGRMPCLASNHVQLLVNGDATFAAIFAAIERARTAVLIQFFIIHDDNLGRRLQELLLKKAGEGVAIHLLYDRIGSHSLPHAYVQPLRDAGIQVHAFATRSGWLNRFQINFRNHRKIVVVDGLLGFVGGHNVGDEYLGKKPPLAPWRDTHVSVSGPVVACLQESFAEDWFWASRQLPPLILPDTYPDDGVLCQVLASGPADPYETCSLFFVEAIHAATERVWITSPYFVPDEAVFAALRLAALRGVDVRILLPSRADHRIVYAASSLYAFEAVRAGVRVFRYQPGFLHQKVVLIDSEISAIGSANLDNRSFRLNFEVMLLTVDEAFAREVEQMLNLDFERSREIAKEESRETHRLQQLGMRVARLISPIL, encoded by the coding sequence ATGGATTATTTTGGCCCACATATTTTTGGCTATCTGATTGCCACCCTGCACTTTCTCGGCCTGATCGCCGCCATCCACGCCGTGCTGACCGTCAGGACCGCCCAAGGCTCCATCGCCTGGGCCCTGTCGCTGTTGTTCATGCCGTACCTGACCCTTATCCCTTATCTGGTGTTCGGCCGCAGCACCTTCGATGCCTATATCAAGGCCCGGCGCCAGGCCAACCTGGAGATGCGCAAGGCGATCAACGAGCTGAACTGGCGCCCCTGGATCGAGGAGGCCCTGAGCGCCCGCGCCTCCGCCGCCTACACCTCGCTGCGGGCCATGCCCAAGCTGGGCCGCATGCCCTGCCTGGCCAGCAACCATGTACAACTGCTGGTCAACGGCGATGCCACCTTCGCCGCGATTTTCGCGGCCATCGAACGCGCCCGCACGGCGGTGCTGATCCAGTTCTTCATCATCCACGACGACAACCTTGGCCGACGCCTGCAAGAGCTGCTGCTGAAAAAGGCTGGCGAAGGCGTGGCGATCCACCTGCTCTACGACCGCATCGGCAGCCATTCCCTGCCCCACGCCTATGTGCAGCCACTGCGCGACGCCGGCATCCAGGTGCATGCCTTCGCCACCCGCAGCGGCTGGCTCAACCGCTTCCAGATCAACTTTCGCAATCACCGCAAGATAGTGGTGGTGGATGGCCTGCTGGGGTTTGTCGGCGGGCATAACGTGGGCGACGAATACCTGGGGAAAAAACCGCCTCTGGCACCCTGGCGCGATACCCATGTTTCGGTCAGCGGTCCGGTGGTGGCCTGCCTGCAGGAATCCTTCGCCGAAGACTGGTTCTGGGCCTCGCGGCAATTGCCGCCGTTGATCCTGCCGGACACCTACCCCGATGACGGCGTGCTGTGCCAGGTGCTGGCCAGCGGCCCGGCGGACCCTTATGAAACCTGCTCGCTGTTCTTCGTCGAAGCCATCCACGCGGCGACCGAGCGGGTGTGGATCACCAGCCCCTATTTCGTCCCCGACGAGGCCGTGTTCGCCGCCTTGCGCCTGGCAGCCCTGCGCGGGGTGGATGTGCGGATCCTGCTGCCGTCGCGCGCGGACCACCGGATCGTCTACGCGGCATCCAGCCTGTACGCCTTCGAAGCCGTACGCGCCGGGGTGCGGGTGTTCCGTTACCAGCCGGGTTTCCTGCACCAGAAAGTGGTGCTGATCGACAGCGAAATCAGCGCGATCGGCAGCGCCAACCTGGACAACCGCTCGTTCCGCCTGAATTTCGAGGTGATGTTGCTGACCGTGGACGAAGCCTTCGCCAGGGAGGTGGAACAGATGCTCAACCTCGACTTCGAGCGTTCCCGCGAAATCGCCAAAGAAGAAAGCCGGGAAACCCACCGCCTGCAACAACTTGGCATGCGGGTCGCCCGGCTTATTTCACCGATCCTCTAA
- the cfaB gene encoding C17 cyclopropane fatty acid synthase CfaB, with product MLAQLPPALQNLQLPLRLRLWDGHEFNLGPAPSVTIVVKDPQLVTQLAHPTLNSLGAAFVEGKLELEGSISEVIRVCDELSQALLDGEEEALPVRSLHDKATDAAAISYHYDLSNDFYQLWLDSDMAYSCAYFETGSESLEQAQQAKFRHLCRKLRLQPGEYLLDVGCGWGGLARYAAREFGAKVFGITLSKEQLALARERVIAEGLQDQVELQLLDYRDLPQDGRFDKVVSVGMFEHVGHANLAQYCKTLFGAVREGGLVMNHGITAKHTDGRPVGRGAGDFIEKYVFPNGELPHLAMISAEISEAGLEIVDVESLRLHYARTLDHWSERLEDNLEAASRLVPEQVLRIWRLYLAGCAYAFARGWINLHQILAVKAHADGSHELPWTRDDLYYS from the coding sequence ATGCTCGCGCAACTTCCACCGGCCTTACAGAATCTGCAACTACCGCTACGCCTGCGACTCTGGGACGGCCATGAGTTCAATCTGGGGCCGGCGCCCAGCGTCACTATTGTGGTCAAGGACCCGCAACTGGTCACCCAGCTCGCCCATCCCACTCTCAACTCGCTGGGAGCGGCGTTCGTCGAGGGCAAACTTGAGCTGGAAGGCTCAATCAGCGAAGTCATCCGGGTTTGCGATGAACTGAGCCAGGCGCTGCTGGACGGCGAGGAAGAAGCGCTGCCGGTACGTTCCCTGCACGACAAGGCCACCGATGCGGCCGCCATCTCCTACCACTACGACCTTTCCAACGACTTCTACCAGCTGTGGCTCGACAGCGACATGGCCTATTCCTGCGCCTATTTCGAGACCGGCAGTGAAAGCCTGGAACAGGCCCAACAGGCCAAATTTCGCCACCTGTGCCGCAAGCTGCGCTTGCAGCCCGGCGAGTACCTGCTGGATGTCGGTTGCGGCTGGGGCGGGCTGGCGCGGTACGCGGCGCGAGAATTCGGGGCCAAGGTCTTCGGTATCACCCTGAGCAAGGAACAGCTGGCGCTGGCCAGGGAGCGGGTGATCGCCGAAGGCTTGCAGGACCAGGTGGAACTGCAACTGCTGGACTACCGCGACCTGCCCCAGGACGGCCGCTTCGACAAGGTGGTGAGCGTCGGTATGTTCGAGCACGTGGGCCACGCCAACCTGGCGCAGTACTGCAAGACGCTGTTCGGCGCGGTGCGCGAGGGCGGCCTGGTGATGAACCACGGAATCACCGCCAAGCACACCGATGGACGTCCCGTGGGCCGTGGAGCCGGCGACTTCATCGAGAAGTATGTGTTCCCCAATGGCGAGCTGCCGCACCTGGCGATGATCTCGGCCGAGATCAGCGAAGCGGGGCTGGAGATCGTCGACGTGGAAAGCCTGCGCCTGCATTACGCCCGTACCCTGGACCACTGGAGCGAGCGCCTGGAAGATAACCTGGAAGCCGCCTCCCGACTGGTGCCGGAACAGGTCTTGCGCATCTGGCGCCTGTACCTGGCCGGCTGTGCCTACGCCTTCGCCCGCGGCTGGATCAACCTGCACCAGATTCTCGCGGTCAAGGCTCACGCCGATGGCAGTCATGAGCTGCCCTGGACCCGCGACGACCTGTATTACTCATGA